The Xanthomonas sp. CFBP 8443 genome has a window encoding:
- the lpdA gene encoding dihydrolipoyl dehydrogenase encodes MAVIEVKVPDIGDYSEVPVIEVLVAVGDTVKKDQGLLTLESDKATLEVPSAAAGVIKELKVKLGDTLSEGAVIALLETEDAGATPAAAPAAAKADVPASKPPVAPSHRAPAEPPAPKPALASGKPADIECKMVVLGAGPGGYTAAFRAADLGLDTVLIERYASLGGVCLNVGCIPSKALLHAAAVIDEVAHAGDFGVTFSAPKIALDKLRAYKDNVVGKLTGGLASMAKQRKVRTVTGVASFVSPNELEIVGADGKTQLLRFEHCIIAAGSQAVKLPNFPWDDKRVMDSTDALELQEIPKTLLVVGGGIIGLEMATVYSALGSKVTVVEFMDQLMPGADKDLVKPLADRLKKQGVEVHLKTKATEVKADKKGITVSFEAAAEGEQPGLGATTYDRVLVAVGRTPNGKKIGAEKAGVNVTERGFIPVDRQMRSNVPHIFAIGDIVGNPMLAHKATHEGKLAAEVAAGEKKEWVARVIPSVAYTNPEIAWVGVTETEAKAKGLKVGVAKFPWAASGRAIGIGRTEGFTKLIFDEETHRIIGGAIVGVHAGDLLAEIGLAIEMGAEAEDIGHTIHAHPTLSESVGMAAEVYDGTITDLYIPKKK; translated from the coding sequence ATGGCGGTCATTGAGGTCAAGGTCCCGGATATCGGCGACTACAGCGAGGTTCCGGTCATCGAAGTGCTGGTCGCGGTCGGCGACACGGTCAAGAAGGACCAGGGCCTGCTGACGCTGGAGTCGGACAAGGCCACGCTGGAAGTGCCGTCGGCGGCGGCCGGCGTGATCAAGGAGCTGAAGGTCAAGCTCGGCGACACCCTGTCCGAGGGTGCGGTGATCGCGCTGCTGGAAACCGAGGATGCCGGTGCCACGCCGGCGGCCGCGCCCGCCGCGGCCAAGGCCGACGTGCCGGCCAGCAAGCCGCCGGTCGCGCCGTCGCATCGCGCCCCGGCCGAGCCGCCGGCGCCGAAGCCGGCGCTGGCCAGCGGCAAGCCGGCCGACATCGAATGCAAGATGGTGGTGCTCGGCGCCGGCCCCGGCGGCTACACCGCCGCGTTCCGCGCCGCCGACCTGGGCCTGGACACGGTGCTGATCGAGCGCTACGCCAGCCTCGGCGGCGTGTGCCTCAACGTCGGCTGCATCCCGTCCAAGGCGCTGCTGCACGCGGCCGCGGTGATCGACGAGGTCGCCCATGCCGGCGATTTCGGCGTGACCTTCAGCGCGCCCAAGATCGCCCTGGACAAGTTGCGCGCGTACAAGGACAACGTGGTCGGCAAGCTGACCGGCGGCCTGGCGAGCATGGCCAAGCAGCGCAAGGTGCGCACCGTCACCGGCGTGGCGTCGTTCGTGTCGCCCAACGAGCTGGAAATCGTCGGTGCCGACGGCAAGACCCAACTGCTGCGCTTCGAGCACTGCATCATCGCCGCCGGTTCGCAGGCGGTGAAGCTGCCGAACTTCCCGTGGGACGACAAGCGGGTGATGGACTCCACGGACGCGCTGGAGCTGCAGGAGATCCCCAAGACCCTGCTGGTGGTCGGCGGCGGCATCATCGGCCTGGAAATGGCCACCGTGTACAGCGCGCTGGGCAGCAAGGTCACCGTGGTCGAGTTCATGGACCAGCTGATGCCGGGTGCCGACAAGGACCTGGTCAAGCCGCTGGCCGACCGCCTGAAGAAGCAGGGCGTCGAAGTCCACCTGAAGACCAAGGCCACCGAGGTCAAGGCCGACAAGAAGGGCATCACGGTGTCGTTCGAAGCCGCGGCCGAAGGCGAGCAGCCGGGGCTGGGCGCGACCACCTACGATCGCGTGCTGGTCGCGGTGGGCCGCACCCCGAACGGCAAGAAGATCGGCGCGGAGAAGGCCGGGGTCAACGTCACCGAGCGCGGCTTCATCCCGGTCGACCGGCAGATGCGCAGCAACGTGCCGCACATCTTCGCCATCGGCGACATCGTCGGCAACCCGATGCTGGCGCACAAGGCCACGCACGAGGGCAAGCTGGCCGCGGAAGTGGCGGCGGGCGAGAAGAAGGAGTGGGTGGCGCGGGTGATCCCGTCGGTGGCCTACACCAACCCGGAAATCGCCTGGGTCGGCGTCACCGAGACCGAGGCCAAGGCCAAGGGCCTGAAGGTCGGCGTGGCCAAGTTCCCGTGGGCGGCCAGCGGCCGCGCCATCGGCATCGGCCGCACCGAGGGCTTCACCAAGCTGATCTTCGATGAGGAAACCCACCGCATCATCGGCGGCGCCATCGTCGGCGTGCATGCCGGCGACCTGCTGGCCGAGATCGGCCTGGCGATCGAGATGGGCGCGGAGGCCGAGGACATCGGCCACACCATCCACGCGCATCCGACCCTGAGCGAATCGGTCGGCATGGCCGCCGAGGTCTACGACGGCACCATCACCGACCTGTACATCCCGAAGAAGAAGTAA
- a CDS encoding DUF6624 domain-containing protein, producing MRHALLGLLLCCALPLRAAGAAEEAEDPALSAALARCPGAAQFMRSHHDDAARAAAAAPAAAAPTDLALRQRLLDMQRVDQQARGGDWSLAGVEKMAAIDAAHLPQIKRIVAEHDGLPSAAQVGGDGVAAAWLLVQHADRDPAFQAEVLSKLAPQVERGEIAARNMAMLTDRVLVAQGKPQRYGTQLVAKQGRWEPKPIEDPQQVDARRASVGDMPLSDYLCMVAGLSPAP from the coding sequence ATGCGCCACGCGCTGCTGGGCCTGCTGCTGTGTTGCGCGCTGCCGTTGCGCGCGGCAGGTGCCGCCGAGGAGGCGGAGGATCCCGCGTTGAGCGCCGCGCTGGCGCGCTGTCCGGGCGCGGCGCAGTTCATGCGCAGCCACCATGACGACGCCGCACGTGCCGCGGCCGCCGCACCGGCCGCGGCCGCGCCGACCGATCTTGCGCTGCGCCAGCGCCTGCTGGACATGCAGCGCGTGGACCAGCAGGCCCGCGGCGGCGACTGGTCGCTGGCGGGAGTGGAGAAGATGGCTGCGATCGATGCGGCGCATCTGCCGCAGATCAAGCGCATCGTCGCCGAGCACGACGGCTTGCCCAGTGCGGCGCAGGTCGGCGGCGACGGCGTCGCCGCGGCCTGGCTGCTGGTGCAGCATGCCGACCGCGACCCCGCCTTCCAGGCCGAGGTGCTGAGCAAGCTGGCGCCGCAGGTGGAGCGCGGCGAGATCGCGGCGCGCAACATGGCCATGCTGACCGATCGCGTGCTGGTCGCGCAGGGCAAGCCGCAGCGCTACGGCACCCAGTTGGTCGCGAAACAGGGGCGCTGGGAGCCCAAGCCGATCGAGGATCCGCAGCAGGTCGACGCGCGCCGCGCCAGCGTCGGCGACATGCCGCTATCCGATTATCTGTGCATGGTCGCCGGGCTCTCGCCGGCGCCGTGA
- a CDS encoding F0F1 ATP synthase subunit B — protein sequence MNIGLTLFAQALAFAGLIWIVATKIWPPLMQAIEERQQKIAEGLAAADRSQKDLAQAQEKVNEALKDARTKANEIIDQAHARANQIVEAAKNEAIAEANRQKDLAQAEIDAAANRAREDLRRQVSLLAVSGAEKLLRREIDANAHKALLDELAAEI from the coding sequence ATGAATATCGGTCTCACCCTCTTTGCCCAGGCGCTGGCGTTTGCCGGTCTGATCTGGATCGTCGCGACCAAGATCTGGCCGCCGCTGATGCAGGCCATCGAAGAGCGCCAACAGAAGATCGCCGAAGGCCTCGCCGCCGCCGATCGCAGCCAGAAGGATCTGGCGCAGGCGCAGGAAAAGGTCAACGAAGCGTTGAAGGACGCGCGTACCAAGGCCAACGAGATCATCGACCAGGCCCACGCGCGCGCCAACCAGATCGTCGAAGCGGCCAAGAACGAGGCGATCGCCGAGGCCAACCGGCAGAAGGATCTGGCCCAGGCCGAGATCGACGCCGCGGCCAACCGTGCACGCGAGGACCTGCGTCGCCAGGTGTCGCTGCTGGCGGTGAGCGGCGCCGAGAAGCTGCTGCGCCGCGAAATCGATGCCAACGCCCACAAGGCGCTGCTCGACGAGCTGGCGGCGGAGATCTGA
- the atpE gene encoding F0F1 ATP synthase subunit C, producing the protein MYFAVLTNLAQVQSSTVLAVGIMIGLAALGAGLGLAIMAGKFLESAARQPELIPVLQVRMFITAGLIDAAFIISVAVGLLFAFANPMIGEFVSRLPQGG; encoded by the coding sequence ATGTACTTCGCCGTCCTGACCAACCTCGCCCAAGTCCAGAGCTCCACCGTCCTCGCCGTCGGCATCATGATCGGCCTGGCCGCGCTGGGCGCCGGCCTCGGTCTGGCCATCATGGCCGGCAAGTTCCTGGAGTCGGCCGCGCGCCAGCCGGAACTGATCCCGGTGCTGCAGGTGCGCATGTTCATCACCGCCGGCCTGATCGACGCCGCGTTCATCATCTCGGTCGCCGTGGGCCTGCTGTTCGCGTTCGCCAACCCGATGATCGGCGAGTTCGTGTCGCGCCTGCCGCAGGGCGGCTGA
- a CDS encoding ATP synthase subunit I → MLNSVDAGRRLMLRAAIYPLVAVAVVSLAFLLLGPKYAMGAAATGLATVAGGWLAARTALSGGVQAAGAAMARLIVAMVLKWVLVFAVLALGFAWWRLPPLALLAGIATGLMFQVLALARR, encoded by the coding sequence GTGCTGAACTCCGTTGATGCGGGTCGGCGGCTGATGCTGCGCGCAGCGATTTACCCGCTGGTGGCGGTGGCCGTGGTTTCCCTGGCGTTCCTGCTGCTGGGGCCGAAGTACGCCATGGGCGCCGCCGCAACCGGGCTGGCGACAGTGGCGGGGGGATGGCTGGCGGCACGCACCGCGTTGAGCGGCGGCGTGCAGGCGGCGGGTGCGGCGATGGCGCGGTTGATCGTGGCCATGGTGCTGAAGTGGGTGTTGGTGTTCGCGGTACTGGCGCTGGGCTTTGCCTGGTGGCGGCTGCCTCCTCTGGCCCTGTTGGCGGGTATCGCCACCGGGCTGATGTTCCAGGTTCTGGCTCTGGCCAGACGTTGA
- the atpB gene encoding F0F1 ATP synthase subunit A translates to MAGEEATPTSYIQHHLQNLTFQVQEGGFWQVHVDTLVMSVLSGLLMVFGFWLATRKATAGVPGKWQAFVEILLEFVDRQAKDTYHGTSKLVTPIAITLFFWILMMNLIKMIPADFIAMPLALVGVHYWKPVPTADVNATLGMSISVFFLMIFFSLRSKGVGGMTKEFLTAPFGKWMLPFNLILNIVEWLSKPISLAMRLFGNMFGGEIVFLLIWVLGGAGIVGALAGGAFGFGWMLFHLLVIPLQAFIFMMLSIVYLSLAEDSH, encoded by the coding sequence ATGGCGGGCGAGGAAGCAACCCCTACCTCCTACATCCAGCACCACCTGCAGAACCTCACCTTCCAGGTGCAGGAAGGCGGGTTCTGGCAGGTGCACGTCGACACGCTGGTGATGTCGGTGCTGTCCGGCCTGCTGATGGTGTTCGGCTTCTGGCTGGCCACGCGCAAGGCCACCGCCGGCGTGCCGGGCAAGTGGCAGGCGTTCGTGGAGATCCTGCTGGAGTTCGTCGACCGCCAGGCCAAGGACACCTACCACGGCACCAGCAAGCTGGTGACCCCGATCGCGATCACCCTGTTCTTCTGGATCCTGATGATGAACCTCATCAAGATGATCCCGGCGGACTTCATCGCCATGCCGCTGGCCCTGGTCGGCGTGCACTACTGGAAGCCGGTGCCCACCGCCGACGTCAACGCCACCCTGGGCATGTCGATCAGCGTGTTCTTCCTGATGATCTTCTTCTCGCTGCGCTCCAAGGGCGTGGGCGGGATGACCAAGGAATTCCTGACCGCCCCGTTCGGCAAGTGGATGCTGCCGTTCAACCTGATCCTCAATATCGTCGAGTGGCTGAGCAAGCCGATCTCCCTGGCGATGCGACTGTTCGGCAACATGTTCGGCGGCGAGATCGTGTTCCTGCTGATCTGGGTGCTGGGCGGTGCCGGCATCGTCGGCGCGTTGGCCGGCGGCGCGTTCGGCTTCGGCTGGATGCTGTTCCACCTGCTGGTGATCCCGCTGCAGGCTTTCATCTTCATGATGCTGTCCATCGTGTATCTGAGCCTGGCGGAAGACAGCCACTGA
- a CDS encoding F0F1 ATP synthase subunit delta yields MSQALTLARPYARAAFAAASDAGKLAPWSQALAFSAQVAADPRVAALLHNPQLQREQAVALLAPQVADEQYARFLSLLAEGQRLPLLPEIAGLYDQLRAEAECVVKANVTSATQLSDAEVASLKVALKQRFGREVEITTAVDASLIGGAVIDAGDVVIDGSLKGKLSRLQSALAH; encoded by the coding sequence ATGAGCCAGGCCCTCACACTGGCGCGTCCGTACGCCCGCGCCGCGTTCGCCGCGGCCAGCGATGCCGGCAAGCTCGCGCCGTGGTCGCAGGCCTTGGCGTTCTCCGCCCAGGTCGCGGCCGATCCGCGCGTGGCCGCGCTGCTGCACAACCCGCAGCTGCAACGCGAACAGGCGGTGGCGCTGCTGGCGCCGCAGGTGGCCGACGAGCAGTACGCGCGCTTCCTGAGCCTGCTGGCCGAAGGGCAGCGGCTGCCGCTGCTGCCGGAGATCGCCGGGCTGTACGATCAGCTGCGCGCCGAGGCCGAATGCGTGGTCAAGGCCAACGTGACCTCGGCCACCCAGCTGAGCGACGCGGAGGTGGCCTCGCTGAAGGTGGCGCTGAAGCAGCGCTTCGGCCGCGAGGTCGAGATCACCACGGCGGTGGACGCTTCGCTGATCGGCGGCGCGGTGATCGACGCCGGCGACGTGGTCATCGACGGTTCGCTGAAAGGCAAGCTGTCGCGCCTGCAATCCGCACTGGCCCACTAA